One window of uncultured Trichococcus sp. genomic DNA carries:
- a CDS encoding motility protein A, with translation MKKNLIPPIALLVGIVLIIWSISDGGSIGGFISVPSLIITLVGSFCALLISFPFSDIKKIPIMVKKVISAPSEDKNDLIEKFTELSRLSRSKGILTLEQEISQLDNQILRDGLQMAVDGMDPTDIKNILEIKIANMESRHGVGQTIFLKWGELAPAFGMIGTLIGLINMLSQLNDPTTIGSGMAVALITTFYGSFFANLFFIPIATNLKMQTESELEVCDMIIEGVLSIQAGQNPRTIEQKLSGYLDNKPAKIKKNRNTNVAAVQSEVN, from the coding sequence CCATCAGTGATGGGGGAAGCATCGGCGGGTTTATTAGTGTACCCTCTTTAATCATAACGTTAGTGGGCTCATTCTGTGCCTTGCTGATCAGCTTCCCGTTTTCTGATATAAAAAAAATCCCTATAATGGTCAAGAAAGTGATCAGTGCACCTAGTGAGGACAAAAATGATCTGATCGAAAAGTTCACAGAACTCTCTCGGCTATCCCGCAGCAAAGGGATTTTGACTCTGGAACAAGAAATCAGTCAACTGGACAATCAGATTTTACGGGATGGCCTTCAAATGGCAGTGGATGGTATGGATCCTACCGATATAAAAAATATTCTGGAAATAAAAATTGCAAATATGGAGTCAAGGCATGGAGTCGGGCAAACAATTTTCCTGAAGTGGGGAGAACTCGCACCTGCATTCGGCATGATCGGCACATTAATCGGTCTGATCAATATGTTAAGTCAATTGAATGATCCCACCACAATCGGGAGCGGGATGGCGGTAGCGCTGATAACGACTTTTTATGGGAGTTTTTTTGCTAATCTTTTTTTTATTCCGATAGCGACCAATCTTAAGATGCAGACAGAATCCGAGTTGGAAGTCTGCGACATGATCATTGAAGGCGTGCTGTCGATCCAAGCGGGACAAAACCCACGGACGATAGAACAAAAATTGAGCGGCTATTTGGACAATAAGCCTGCAAAAATCAAGAAAAACAGGAATACGAACGTTGCTGCTGTTCAAAGCGAGGTAAATTAA
- a CDS encoding OmpA family protein — MSKRRKRSSESGGSPEWMTTFSDLMTLLLTFFILLYSFSSVSNDKFMKAAGSLQDSFVGAGQKSILDGGQWIPEDKENAGVNATAGDADSLSDMELDAIEAAKAESAQAELLTSAGQKMVAVDQEVINMYAKAKDFVDKNGLSEEISMSMDADGVYMKVKEAILFAPGSAVVTESGRSALQKVAELIANFENKVVVEGHTDNIPHHDQKFESNWELSAGRAIAVLRQLAEQQKIDPARLSAVGYGEYNPLVPNDTAEQRAENRRVNIVLVYEPEGAE, encoded by the coding sequence ATGAGTAAAAGGCGGAAACGAAGTTCTGAATCAGGTGGCTCTCCGGAATGGATGACGACATTTTCGGATTTGATGACGCTTTTGCTGACCTTCTTCATTTTGCTGTACTCATTCTCCAGTGTCAGCAATGATAAGTTTATGAAAGCTGCGGGTTCCTTACAAGATTCATTTGTAGGAGCTGGACAAAAAAGCATTTTGGATGGAGGGCAATGGATTCCTGAGGACAAAGAGAACGCTGGGGTGAATGCGACAGCTGGAGATGCCGACTCCTTATCAGATATGGAGTTGGATGCTATAGAAGCGGCAAAAGCAGAATCCGCTCAGGCTGAGTTGTTAACTTCAGCGGGCCAAAAGATGGTCGCAGTGGATCAAGAAGTCATCAATATGTATGCTAAAGCCAAAGATTTCGTCGATAAGAATGGCTTGTCCGAAGAAATCAGCATGAGCATGGATGCGGATGGTGTCTACATGAAGGTGAAGGAAGCTATCTTGTTTGCGCCGGGGAGTGCAGTCGTTACCGAAAGCGGCAGATCAGCTTTACAAAAAGTGGCAGAATTAATCGCTAATTTTGAAAATAAGGTCGTGGTTGAAGGGCATACAGACAACATTCCTCACCACGATCAAAAATTTGAGAGTAACTGGGAATTATCGGCCGGCAGAGCCATTGCCGTTCTTAGACAATTGGCTGAACAGCAAAAGATTGATCCCGCACGTTTGTCGGCTGTCGGCTATGGGGAATACAATCCGCTTGTTCCGAACGACACGGCCGAACAGCGTGCTGAAAACAGAAGGGTCAACATTGTGTTGGTCTATGAACCGGAGGGGGCAGAATAA
- a CDS encoding flagellar basal body-associated FliL family protein has protein sequence MEKEAQLPKKQNVPRLILIALLLVALMIGGGTIGSLITTGKAKEWITSFNKKEVESILVPQEEFLVNLKSNDGSPDDFLKIEMSVETIDEEKGAILTEKAAIVRDAIISVLRNKSTENIFDEAEGVLVIKQEIISKINQNLGSDVASELYITNIVMQ, from the coding sequence ATGGAAAAAGAAGCGCAGTTGCCTAAGAAGCAGAACGTTCCGCGACTCATTCTGATTGCTTTGCTTTTAGTGGCTTTGATGATTGGTGGCGGAACAATCGGCTCTTTGATAACGACCGGGAAAGCCAAAGAATGGATCACTAGCTTCAATAAAAAAGAAGTGGAAAGCATACTGGTTCCCCAAGAGGAGTTTCTGGTGAATTTAAAATCGAATGATGGCAGCCCGGATGATTTTTTGAAAATCGAAATGTCCGTAGAAACAATTGATGAAGAAAAAGGAGCTATCCTGACTGAAAAAGCGGCGATTGTGCGCGATGCAATCATCAGTGTCCTCAGAAATAAATCTACGGAGAATATTTTTGATGAAGCTGAGGGAGTCTTAGTCATTAAGCAGGAGATCATTTCGAAAATCAACCAAAATTTGGGTTCGGATGTCGCAAGTGAGTTATACATTACAAATATTGTCATGCAATAG